CActtggaagggagaagagagccaTGACGTAAGCAACACATTATCCAGATCCATCATGCCTCTGCATAAAACTTCTAAGTGTTGCTGGATATCCTCTTCATTAACATAATTGGTACATGTATATTTCTTTATGCTGACCAAGGGAGAGACAATAGTTATAGACTAAGAGATAGTTCTAGCTGACCGCAATCCAACCACAAAATATTATCTTGTACAACCAACCATTTCTCTGATTCCAGACTATTTCATTCTCACTTTTTGAAATAAAAGCATGTCCCTGAAAGGGTGCACAGTTTGAATTATAgtctaaatttgtctttttttacaCACTTGATTTTGGTGTACCTGGTTTTGCTTAAAGCAGAAGTAAACATATATACCATGGGGTGGTACTGGGGGGGAATGGAGGGGAGAGCAGAGATGTATAAGTTGTtagccaatttttttcttttcaggtgtATAAAACCACCCTTTAACTCTTCTTATGTGTTTCAACTacccaaaaacagaaaaagacaaaaaaatttcgAAATCTACAAATCACTCACCAAAAAGactatcagagaaagaaatctgagTGTTTAGGAGTGAAGCTACATGTAGATAGCCATCTTCCACATTTCAATAATCATACAAATCAAGTCATACCAATCAATCACTTTCCTTAAGTCAAGCAGATAGATTTCTCCTAATACATAACAAAACTTGACTACAACCAAACTTGGTTCTTGAAAGTTAATGAGgattttccttgtatttcttttgagaaaaaaGTACTCATTTAAAGTATAGGGACCACTCAACCCCACTACATGCAATGAAATTACCAGTAAAAAAGCAAGCATGTCCTACAATTTGCATTCTGGAATACTAATGAAGGTCTCAGATTTGACAGCCTCCAGCTAAGAAATTAAGTCAGTGCCAGTCCAACTTTTAGCCAAGCAATAAATCAGTATTAACTGAAATAAGACACTAATTAATGAGATCCCCCTCCTCTTTGTCACTGTAGTTTCTGTGACTAGTAGCTTGTTTCCCCCATCAGCAGcctaaaatttttttcccagtgcTACTCTCAGCCCAGCTGCAATTTACAGTTCAATGTATTAAATCTTTAGATGTGTGCTCATTAAGTCACTCAAAACTGACTTCTAGAAACCTTAAGCTActtaatcatgtgaaaaaatgattatagaccaattttcatTGAATGCTTATAACAGAAAGTTAACTATTTCACTTGATCAGTTGTTACTACTGGAGAAAACTTTCattctccaaaaaagaaaaaggagattgtTTTTGCTTGGCTTGGGAGGTGGCagaccccctcctccctttctccttaggTACCATTTAAGGGAATAAATTCAGTGGTAAAATGTGTTTTCTCTGTAACACTCACTTCCTTGAGCAACTAAATCAAACACTGTCATGGCTAAGCAGCTTTCCTAAGGTTTAAAAGGACCATCACCACTGATAAGGCAGCAATGGGAAAGAATGACATTCTCTCACAGCGGCCCCTTTCATTTCTGGGCTGCTTTCACTCCCCCAAggctttatattttaaattagttCTCATTAATCCAGACTCCACTAATTTGAAATCTGttattcagaatcacagaatgtgatCCCATGACCGCTCtcttccccctttaaaaaaaagtaacgtTCTACTGTAACTAAATTCTTGCAGGGAAACTTCTGAAAGTAAAGTACGCATGCAGAACACAAGGTCTTTGAGGGGCGAGCCTCCGAATCTCTAAGATGGCCTTACACTGAGGTAGTACGCGTATGGTAAATAGAGGCTGAATTAGAGCAACTCTGCTATCTGCACGAGCAGATCGATCCTTCCCATTCTGTCTCCTTGTAGGAAATGGTTAGAGTCAACTTTCAATAATCCAAAATTCTTGTGACCACAGGATTAGGATCATAGTGTGATCATAATCCAGGCAGGCAGAAAAGTATTCTGCCAAAGTAGCTGCCAAAATTTCCAGTTTATAGTAATCTTTTAAGTTTGTACTTATAAGTTTGAACATAAGTAAACTTATGCACTATAAAGTACATCCAACAAGGTTTCAGGGAAGCTGCCTTGGCTACGTTTTAAGAGCTCATTTATCCGATAACCTCGATAATGTAGTTAAGAAACCTAGTATGTTTATTTTAAGCAATTCTAACAGTTCTTTAATAGTTATCAGGTTTCCTATTTCTCAAAAGATGGCAAGTAACAAACTTGCCTGACAAATTATAGGAGTCTGACAGCAGCAAGAAGTTAAAAGCTTGTCTGGGGGGTAGATAGAAAAACTACAAAAAACAGAAACTCAAGAAGTATTGCAAGTAGTAGTCATTTAGTTTGTAGGCagcagttttatatatatgtcaGTAGCCCTCTATTCCTAAAGCTGATTTTCAGTTATCCATAAAAGGTTAAATAACATTCAGATCATTATTTAATGGCTGAAAGAAAAACACTGGTGGTTACAGAGGCAAGTGAACCTGGAATTAATTCATTtacaaaagacaaagaaaatgcaaagaaaaaagtcaaaatacaTTCACACAATACACTGCATAATAATTAAACAATTTGCATACAGTGAAGACAAATGCTTTGAGATCTATTCAGAACAAACGTAACTCTCACCAGTAGACCTTCCCATTTACTATCCATAAACCCAAAAGAAGGGAGGATCAATAGCACAGAGCTAAGTAAGAGCAGTGATTCAGGACACAAGTCTCAATTCTCCCCAAGACAGGGCTGCAAACTTGGAACAAGGCTCATGTCAACGACAAGAAGCTGATTTTCAATTTCAACACCAAAAGGTGACATCGTTCCAGCTTggtgggaaaaaaagaacaatcatTAAATGCCTAGCAAAACATTGTTAATTCTTAGGCTTCAGGGCCTGGTCTAAACGCACAaaaatggatgggaaaaaaaaaaggttccttCCATGTTCCACACCAAGCCTGCAAGAGTCAAGAGGCCCAGAGTAGCTCCCTGTCTCCTCCACTCTAGATTCCCTTTCCTGCCTCATCTATGAAGACTGCTCAGCAGTCCCATCTGTCTCAAGGAGCTGAGAACACCTTCTGCACTTCCAGTGAACAAACAGGTGAAAGGAGACAACTGGAAAAAGACAAACCAACACTCCACGGAGAAACCAAAAAGAGAGTGATGATACAAAACTCTTGGACACTGACATACGCCAGGACCCTTCCATCCTTGATCGATACCATCAATTCCCAGAATTCTTCTATTCTACAACTTGCTAGACAAAACAGCACACGGCTTAATGTACTGTCtactctttttttccagtttgttaATGTTTCATAACTATAGAACCTACTCTACATCCCACACACtcctaaaatggaaataaaatgtcTGGTCCACCTCAGAGTCAACTGGGATCCGCTCTCTGAAACTCAGTGGAGACATGACACGATTTGCCTTCAGCTGCAGTTCTACCCTCAGCAAACCTTGCACAGGTATTTTAAGAATGCCTTATTCTATCCCCTTGATAATGTGAGTTTCCCAAAACAGAAAACTTTTACTTAATGAATGACagctccccttcttccccactatCTCCTCACTGGTCAGGGGGCAATGTGCAAAGAGCACTCAAGGAAAACTACAAGGATATTCTACttcaaagaaaatggcaaaagatatCGAATCAGTTTCCTTCATATCATTCAATTGACTGAAAGAATTTTAGTATGAAACAATATGACAAACTCAAGGAATTGTAAAACACTAAAAAATCTTAATAAATTGTTTAACTAAGTCAATAATGACACTCAAAGAGCCAATCTAAAAACAATGGGGTAAACTCTGAATGAAATTTACAACCAATTTTGTGTGCCTACGTTCTGAGAAAAGATCTGAAACAATCTAACTTCAATGAGCTGTGAGATGACCAGGAAATCAGTCAGTATAACAGGGAATTCAAAACGGCACCTTGAAGAGTCCACACAGCACCAAGCACCTGCTACCCTGGCTCCATATACCTCAGACCAACTGACAAAGGATGGCTCAGCTCTGATACTGCCACCTTCCCAGATCCCTTCTCTCACTCCTCAAAGGTGGGTGGCCTTCGGACTCCAGCACCCAGCCCAGCGTTTACTTACCAAATAAATGCCTGGTGATTTCTATTCCTCAAGTCATCTATCCAACTTCTAAAACTATCTGGAACCATGATTACTTATATCTCAAGCACTTGTTATTAAGAATAGACAGAAGTGGGTGAGGATCTGGAGGAAGATGGAGGCCCTCGTGAAGCTTTTAAGTCAGTAGCAGAGCTTCTGCATCCTCCACAATGCCTAAGACACTACATTGTCCAAAATCTCTTGACTGAAGAGCTAACATATATCCCTTGTCGACTGGTGTTGGGCACCAGAGAGAGCGAGCTATGGGACCAGGACAAGGTGTACATCCATGAACTGCACGCTACAGAAATGCAGGAGGCTGAAGAGCCCGAACATTGaggagggttggggttaggggcAGGAGACGCAGAAAGAGAAACTAGAAGAGGTCAGAGGATGTGAAATTGGTGGGGAAGAAAGGAGCCTGCTGATGGCAGACAGGCTGAAGTGATTAATCATAAAATAAGGCTATTCTTAAGCTGTGGGAATCTGTACATATGCATGGTGGTCGGTCAGTCATGGGGTGAGGCTAGATGCTAAATTAtaagctgaggcaaacaaacCGAAAAAGTCAAATTACTTTTCTGTACTGATCAAGAACTTACCACCTTGACCATTCTTATTTATAAGTCAGACTCAACTCTGAATGACCTTTAGCCATTTCCGATATAAAGCAATACTGGGCCTAACATGGCTCCAGAGGatacagttattaaaatgtcAGAAGGGCTTTCTTAAGATACTTTCCTAAAAGTCAATGCATCAAAATCCTTTTCATTCCACGGTGAGCTTGTTTTTTAGTGTCCTTGAGACAGACTGTCTTAGGCCCACTCAAAAGGTCAAGGAGGTGCTGAGGAAGCTTCTGCACCTCAGTCAGCCCTACATGAATCCACCACAGTAGGGAACTCACAAACCTGCCTCATGGAAGATCTATgcccagaataaaaaaaagaaaataacggTCAATAAAATCTAAGCCTTTAGAGAGAATCAAAAACCTATTCAACCTGATACTTGCAAGCAATATATCATCACTTTTAATTGATCTGCTGCTGCTTTCTGAAGAACGCTACAAGCACCCCTTAATTAAAGGTCTCTAAGGATATCTCATAGATGATGACAAGAAAGGCGCAGGATAGCATGCCCAGTCTTCTTTGCAACAGTGAACTACATCTTGGCAACAGTAACAAGCATGGGTGGCCACAGCAATGACATATTATGAACaggttaaaaaaagatttcttgtTCCTAAACGCCCTGAAATACAGCCTCAGCAGGAAAGGATGTATCAGGTAGGCCCTTTTCTTACGAACAGATTAGGTCCATCACATATGCCCATGCTATTTCTTATTACCTTCCATGACAGCTCAGGGGAGGAGCAGGACAGTTAATTCGGCCAGTTCTGGTTCTAAACTTTCACCAGAATTCTACCCTCTCTTCCATCCCAACCCTTTCCTCTAACAGGTTACTGACAGAAAAAGGGCAGCTGGTATGATTTTTCACCTTCTTCTAGGTTATGGATAAGAAACCCAGCACTCCTGACAGTTCATGTCCCATGACCTCTATTCACAGTTTTCATGTCCAAAATACCCAAAGTTCTAAAGTAATGAAGTCAGTCAACTCACAAGCTCTCGATTTTACATATCTGGCATAGGACAAGACCTGCTTTCCTCATGGAAGAGATCAAGATTTTAAGCGCAGTAGTAAACTGGCAAAGAAAGAATGACCCAACCTCCAGCCTTTCTTCAAATCCCTACAATTTTCTAGACATTTTTAACAGCACTAAGTCTTCTGTTACTGACAAAAATTAATATGTGGAATTGTTAAAACAGACAATTCATCTTTGGGGTTAATACTTCAAAATACCAACTAATTCTTAATTGTATTAAAGAAGTAATAAGTGtcaaaattggttcaaagaaatGAATATTACATAGAATAAAATCATGCAGAAAACTTCAAAAATGACAGGAAATTTCTCAAAATGAAGAGCTTGGTACCAATTGAACTagttattcttcctttttttccttttaattctttagTCTATTACTGTCTAAAAAGATGTCATCagctaaatattttaaattaagtaGGCCAGAAGAAAATTTTAGGGGTCTATAACAGGATATGAATACGTGCTTACATTTTAGGAGAGGTGAGAAGAGTTAAGGCttaaccattttatttttgaaagactCAAAACTGAACAAAATTAAGGAAAAGCATTTGCCCCCGAGAGTGGTGAGGTGGACAGAGtgaaggacctggagtcaggaaaacctacattcaaatccagcctcagacacttcctagctctagctgtgtgaccttgggcaaatcacttcacactttttctctcagtttcctcatctgtaaaatgagctggagaaggaaataccaaatcactgcagtatctgtGCTAAAAAAtgtcccaaatgggatcaggaagagttggacatgactgaaaaactaagTTAACAACATCTAGGCAAGGCTGGAAAAACGTTCTCCACTAGCCTTCCAACTCTCTCCACTTGTTCCTTGACCTACCACAAAATAGAATGCAGGGCATCTCACACAGACTCTAGCAAGCAGCAGGCTCTTTAGGACATTCATTagttaatgcaaaaaaaaaaaaaaaaaaagcattccttacttttagaaaaaaagtatCATGGCAAGGACTTAAGGCAACTCCTCAACTACTCTACATACAGTACAATCAGAAAATCTTTGATTCACAAATAGGAGCAAGGTATTTCACAAAACAAATGAGTTACCTTTAGTGTGATATACAATAGCAGCCCTCAGGTCAAAAGAACCCCAGCTATCTtttctttctaggcctctctggtACCTCTGTTCTTTGGCGGAGGCTAACAAAGTGTTCGTAGGAGAGGCCAGAGGATTTTCTATCTCGTAGTCCTTTGAGAGAAACACTAGAGCACCTTGACTACTGATGTCTGCTTTTTGCAGGTCACCTGTGAGACTGGGCTCCAAGGTTAAGGCTCCACCCTCACTGGCAGTCCCAGGCCTTAGAATGCCACCCAGAACTTGAGGACTAGTCCGTTTATCCAACTCATAAGCCTTGGGAAACACAGGATGTTCAGTTCCTGAGGGAATTATTTCAGCACCCTGTGAAACCAAAGTGGCAGGATATTCCCCTTGAAATGTCACTTCCATCACTTGGTGATCTGTTGCTTTCCCAATAACAGTCTCGGGACCAGCACTAGGCTCATTTATAAATGACAAACCCCACTGATTCTGGAAGATATCCCCCAGGTTTTGCTGCTCTGTCTGAGAGGGCAGATCAACCTGTGCTGTACCCAAAAGCACAGTTTGCATATTTGTAGGGTAGATAAAAAGGCTAGGCTTCATTTGTTCAACGGCTGCTGAAGTTATGCTCATGTCCTGGAGGATCGCCTCCGTCCCAGACAAGGTGGGGGTTACAGTACTAGCAGCAGTGGTGAGCAGTGGCTGATTCCCAGGAGAATACAGACTTCCCTCAGTCCCTGCCAAAACAGGACCATTAGAAAAGTTGGCGGAAGTAACTGACTTCATGGCAGACATAGGGACTTGGGACAGTCGACTTGAGGTCTGGGCCTGAGCTTCCCCAGCAGACGGTGAAGATGACAATGACAAGGGGGACACTGAGGGGCTCTGAGCTGCTTTGTTGAGGTTTTCTTTAACTTTGCTTGCATAACTTATTTTAGGAACGATTTTAGCACTGCTATTGTCCACTGGAAAAACTGGGGGAGGTTTAAATAGGGTCCACGAATCCTCTTTGGAGGCAACGGCTGTTGCATGTTTGATTTTGGGTCGATCATCAAACTTCTTGCTGCTTCCGCCAGGCTTGGCATCGGAGTTTTTCCGCTGCATGTCCCCAACTCCAAGCTTCCCACGACCAGCTCCTCCCGATCCAGCTTCATACTTCCAAATGGGCTTAGAGCCATCCCCTCGGTTTCCTTTTTGTTCACTATAATCAGGTTTGAAATTGTCAAGTCCCTGCTTGAAGTTAGGGGTGTTGGACTCGGGCTGCATTATTTTATCTTGCACTAAATTCAGGTTCTCACAGCCCTTGGCACTGTTGCGTCGGGCCTTCCGTTTCTTCGGGGTGGTGTAGCCACTCTCAGAGCCACTGCCATCATTATCGGCCCCTCTGCCTACATAGCCATTAGTAATATAACCAGAATTATTTGTTACAACACCATTTGGAATAGATACTGCATCGGCCTTGTCTATAGATTGGTTGTCTCGGGGCTTACTTTCATAagatttctcattctttttgtcCATACTGGTTTTCTGAAtgaaattcttggttttaattcctgCTTTCCCGAAGGTACTGCCTTTCACAGTCTGCTTCGGATTTAAATTAGTGTCTATAGCTTGCTGGTTACCATTGAGGACCCTCGAAATGGGGTTGGTGGCTTCATCAGAGCCCAAACTCTTTAATATTTCTCGTTCTCCAGCATTACCATTTAATTCACCATAGCctaggaagacagaaaaaaaagttattttaattgcAATAATATCTATatggcaaccctacatttttacttttcaattatctttaattaaaaagaaatatgccCTGGTGAATACCAAGTCCCAGTCACCAACTATGCCAGAAAGTCAATATGGCATTCTATCTGGTAAATATAAATATTACAGAAAAAAACTATCAAAGACTATTTTTTAATATACTACAATTGGCTGATTCCTCCTTCTAGCAATTTTCATCGTATAGAGAAATGATACCTCTAATTTAGAATTCTCTACAATTTATTGTTTATAAACTGTTTTATTCTTTCAAATACCTCAGTACCTTTATGGAATTCTTCCAACTCGAGAACTGGGCTGCCTACAATTGGGCTTGTCTACCACAAGTTATCTATAACTAGAATACCCATGTCAGGAAACCAGGAACTATCCATTGTCAAGACCAAAATTACAATGAAAGCTCTATGACACATAACTGCTCAAAGGTGGTCCTCAGATCTAATTCCAGTAGCTGGCTAGAGGAGGAATGGCTTTTCTAAGTTATAGTCAGTGAGGTTTTAGGTGTTTCCAGAGATCATCAAATGATGAACATGGAACTTGGAACAATTACCCATTCTCCAAATTTCATGGTAAGAAGCAGAATAGTGGTgatgctttgtaaagcattctgaAATCACACAACTGAAGTTTTGCTGCCTTTGTATGTAGGCCAcagacagagaccaagaaatattgtGTAAAAATCAGTTTAAGGGCAtctgaaatgggaagaaaaaaactccACAATACCTCTGAAGGGCAAAATGATGGTAGAAGGCAGGAAAATAGAGGCCTTTCAGAAGATGCATACAAAGTTTTGAAACTTCAATCTTTCTGATATATAACAATCCTTAAATATCAATTTTGAGACTGttattagatattttaaaaataacttccaaaaaagatcattaaaaaggcACCACTTCCCTAAAATGGCCTTGGGTGAAATCACTTAAACCACATTAGTTATCAGTAAAATAGGGAATGGGTGGTGGCTTGAACAGCAGAAGGCCCAACCTTTCAGTTCCATATCTACAGAGGATCCTAAGAACTTGTGGccaaattatacatacatataagaagACCAAAAACTTCTTAAATTATTGCTGTTACATTCCTACTTCTGTAAAACTCCAAAGGAGCAAAGAAGGTTCCTCCTGGGCCCAGCATTCTAAGAAAAATATCTTCATCTCATCTCATAAAAAAGGCTTTGTTGTTTAAGAGAAACTTTGTTTCTATGTTTcaaagatttgtttttttaaattggcaTGAAAACTGAGTCTTCCAATCAGAAGCACTCAGATGTTCAACAGCTGTAACTTCTCGAGTCTTGTGCAACTTTGAAACAAGGACAAAAACTTTACAAACCTCACTATGCAAAGAGTCTCAGAGACAAAGCTTTGTGCTTTTTCAGGTCAATTAAAAGAAATCAATACATCATGTGTACCTCAAGATGAAGGGACACAATCCAAGAAAAGCTAGGCAAAGGCCCAAACATCTGACTCTTCCTAGAGGATCCTACACCGGGCCTTGGAGTTCCTAGTCCAACCTGAGACACCTAGGCCTGGTCCTTTCACACGAGACGAGACCGAAGGGACGGAGGGGCCCAACTTGGAGCACAAGCAGGCTTTGAACCCCGACTCCTGATCCACCAGGTTCTGTTTCATAGCCACTTGACCCAAAGGTAACTCAAACTGTCCCTAAGTTCAGATAATTGCTTTATGAAGCATAAGGGCCCTGGGAAAGGCCAGCGGGCACCCAGAGCAAAGTCTCACTGAAGTTCGGACAAGCCCCGCGCTGTGGCCTAACTTACGGCCTTCTACCGTTTCTCTCACTCCAGGACCCACTAGGCTAACGAGACTGCGCTTAAAGGCTTAAAGCCCCCACAAGTCATAAACTGCAGGAGAACAGCCAGCCGAGCATCACGTCCAAGCACCCTCCGCGGCCGGCTTCTCCCGAGGCCCGGCAGCTGTCCGGGCACAAAACTCCATTTTAAAACGGACTCCAGTTCTACTGGGTTCTGGAAAGGGCCGGCGGCTGCGGACGCAGGCTCGCACTGGCTCCGGGCGGCCTCCCTCGGGCGCCCCCTAGCGGGCAGCCGCCCGAGAGCGGCCTCTCCTCCCGGCTGGGGGGCCCAGCTTCCTCCAGTCCTCGCCAACGTGCGGGCACCACCTGGCAAAGTTTCACCACGAGCACTCCTGCCAGGCTCGGCGAGGTGGGGGGCGCGGCGCCCCTCGGGAGCTCCCGGTGGCCTCTCGGAAGCGCGGCCCGGGGGCATCACGCCGGGGGGAGCGTGAGGACGAGGCCGCCAGGAGGGACGACGGCCGGGCCGGGTCGACCCAGAGCGCGGCCGCTCCTCGGGAGACCGAACGCTAACAAGCGCGGCGGCTTCCCCGAGCGGCTGCTCCCGCAGACGCCGAGGGCCATTAGCTCCGTTATTACCAGGGGCTCGGCGGCCTCCGACCTTCGGGATTAAACTCCCCCCCCAAAGCACTTTCAGGGAAACCCCGGGGCCCGCGTCCCGCGCCCCCTCCCCGGCCCACGACGGGCCCCGTCTCAACCCCAGAGCCCACAAGGGCAGAAGCCGCGCGGCAGGAGCGGGGGCAGACCGGACTTAAGGCTCAAACATCCGGGAAAAGTTGCCCCCGCTCGCCCCAAGGCCTGCGCCCAAGCCCGGACACCGGATTCGGAGGTTCACATTGGCCCCCAAAAGTCTCCCCTTCCCCCTGACCCGGCCATCCACGGAAGGCCGCTCGGCCACGATCCTGGGGGGCTTTAAGAAAATAACGCCCCCAAACTGCTCTCCTCGGGCGGGGGCCGGGGCCCCGTCTCCACGCGGCCGGCACGCCGGGGGCCCGGCCCGccaggggaaagggaggg
The DNA window shown above is from Notamacropus eugenii isolate mMacEug1 chromosome 2, mMacEug1.pri_v2, whole genome shotgun sequence and carries:
- the NUFIP2 gene encoding FMR1-interacting protein NUFIP2 gives rise to the protein MEEKPGQPQPQPPPPPPQSQQPPQHSSSSHSHHHPPHHHHPQQPPQAAPAPPPHHHHHHHYYYYNHNHHHHHQHHQQPHQYLQHGPDGSSPKAQPKPLRHEPKHALQPHQEAPKKKTGYGELNGNAGEREILKSLGSDEATNPISRVLNGNQQAIDTNLNPKQTVKGSTFGKAGIKTKNFIQKTSMDKKNEKSYESKPRDNQSIDKADAVSIPNGVVTNNSGYITNGYVGRGADNDGSGSESGYTTPKKRKARRNSAKGCENLNLVQDKIMQPESNTPNFKQGLDNFKPDYSEQKGNRGDGSKPIWKYEAGSGGAGRGKLGVGDMQRKNSDAKPGGSSKKFDDRPKIKHATAVASKEDSWTLFKPPPVFPVDNSSAKIVPKISYASKVKENLNKAAQSPSVSPLSLSSSPSAGEAQAQTSSRLSQVPMSAMKSVTSANFSNGPVLAGTEGSLYSPGNQPLLTTAASTVTPTLSGTEAILQDMSITSAAVEQMKPSLFIYPTNMQTVLLGTAQVDLPSQTEQQNLGDIFQNQWGLSFINEPSAGPETVIGKATDHQVMEVTFQGEYPATLVSQGAEIIPSGTEHPVFPKAYELDKRTSPQVLGGILRPGTASEGGALTLEPSLTGDLQKADISSQGALVFLSKDYEIENPLASPTNTLLASAKEQRYQRGLERKDSWGSFDLRAAIVYHTKEMESIWNLQKQDPQRIITYDEAMDSPDQ